A region of Ochotona princeps isolate mOchPri1 chromosome 2, mOchPri1.hap1, whole genome shotgun sequence DNA encodes the following proteins:
- the PCP4L1 gene encoding Purkinje cell protein 4-like protein 1 has product MSELNTKTSPTTNQASGPEEKGKAGHAKKAEEEEEIDIDLTAPETEKAALAIQGKFRRFQKRKKDPSS; this is encoded by the exons CTTAACACCAAAACATCCCCAACGACCAACCAGGCATCTGGTCCGGAGGAAAAAG GGAAAGCTGGCCATGCCAAGAAGgctgaagaggaagaggagattgACATTGATCTGACAGCACCAGAAACAGAGAAGGCTGCCCTTGCTATTCAGGGCAAGTTCCGGCGATTCCAGAAGAGGAAAAAGGACCCCAGTTCCTAA